Proteins encoded by one window of Culicoides brevitarsis isolate CSIRO-B50_1 chromosome 2, AGI_CSIRO_Cbre_v1, whole genome shotgun sequence:
- the LOC134832289 gene encoding ras-related protein Rab5-like, with protein MATSPRGSTATAQRPNGATQNKACQFKLVLLGESAVGKSSLVIRFVKGQFHEYQESTIGAAFLAQSVSVGETIVKFEIWDTAGQERYHSLAPMYYRGAQAAIVVYDITKTDSFERAKTWVKELQRQAPQNIVIALAGNKCDLADSRAVDYEDAKQYAEENGLLFVETSAKTAFNVNDLFLAIAKKLPKNETQGTQHNIRLQQGDQGEKKKLWCQFW; from the exons ATGGCAACATCTCCCCGAGGAAGCACGGCAACGGCACAACGGCCTAACGGAGCGACACAGAACAAAGCATGCCAGTTCAAGTTGGTACTGTTAGGCGAATCAGCTGTTGGCAAGTCGTCTCTCGTCATTCGCTTCGTCAAGGGGCAGTTTCACGAGTACCAGGAAAGTACGATTGGTGCCGCTTTCTTGGCGCAATCCGTCAGCGTAGGCGAAACCATAgttaaattcgaaatttggGATACAGCTGGACAAGAAAG ATATCATAGTTTAGCGCCAATGTACTATCGTGGTGCCCAAGCAGCGATAGTCGTGTACGATATTACGAAGACGGATAGCTTTGAACGTGCAAAGACCTGGGTGAAGGAGTTGCAGCGACAA GCTCCGCAAAATATTGTTATCGCATTAGCAGGCAATAAATGTGATTTAGCCGATAGTCGGGCAGTTGATTACGAGGACGCCAAACAATATGCGGAGGAAAATGGATTATTGTTTGTAGAGACGTCAGCTAAGACGGCTTTTAATGTTAATGACTTATTTTTGGCAATCg CTAAGAAGCTACCTAAGAACGAAACGCAAGGCACGCAACACAACATCAGACTTCAACAAGGTGACCAaggcgaaaagaaaaaattatggtGTCAATTTTGGTGa
- the LOC134829536 gene encoding tudor and KH domain-containing protein homolog: MSARQSQIALGVAALSLAGFLLFFAVLRKKKGGKAPKESPKLEFTVPNTAVPFIVGKNEETLRSIEQATGTRITFKEQDAKNQLCSISGDDIAALQRAQSMVKEKADNPPKQTETMTVPSSVANRIIGLCGEALEELCNTTKAKVWVERSKDDGGMDTVKIEGTKAEINAARLKIEQKVKEEEELKKNKKIEVTPAAPPKVSPARITETPEPREVHKPKAETLTTNNALGQLEVYVSAVAHPSKFFVQMVGSQSVELDLLIDAMSEYYNDPANREQHIISQPQVGQMVAAKFVEDEKWYRAEIVAIQENAFGDGQVCDLFYVDYGDNQYVFPKDVFALKHDFLGLKYQAMECFLAYVKPNNPDSPNSWPQRANDRFDELTAVASWKKLLLNIVTYRPGVAKGNQIPGVELFDVEDGRDINLGQQMIAEGLALPSTTGYFGDLVKSSVLKLEPDATKTETKDTKDTSAVDAANGNNAEEATVHKETPKPKPVDNFSNNNVTKEPKKDPQAASLDFLSGERQMQTNGNKPEDDPRKEVKQWSDLLKDD, translated from the exons ATGTCAGCGCGACAATCACAAATCGCCCTCGGTGTCGCTGCCTTGTCACTCGCTGGATTCCTGCTCTTTTTCGCGGTTTTGCGCAAGAAGAAAGGAGGAAAAGCCCCCAAAGAGTCGCCAAAACTAGAATTTACCGTACCAAATACCGCCGTGCCTTTCATCGTTGGCAAGAATGAAGAAACGCTTCGAAGCATCGAACAAGCCACCGGAACTCGCATCACTTTCAAGGAACAAGatgcaaaaaatcaactttgcaGCATCAGCGGAGACGATATCGCGGCATTACAACGTGCCCAATCAATGGTAAAGGAAAAAGCTGATAACCCACCGAAACAAACGGAAACGATGACGGTTCCGAGTAGCGTTGCAAATCGCATTATCGGGCTTTGTGGCGAAGCTCTTGAGGAATTATGTAACACAACGAAAGCCAAAGTGTGGGTTGAACGCTCCAAAGATGATGGCGGCATGGATACGGTTAAAATTGAAGGCACCAAAGCTGAAATTAATGCAGCTCGCTtgaaaatcgaacaaaaa gtcaaagaagaagaagagctcaaaaagaacaaaaaaatcgaagtaaCTCCCGCCGCTCCACCAAAAGTCTCGCCAGCTCGCATCACAGAAACGCCAGAACCGCGCGAAGTTCACAAACCAAAAGCGGAAACTCTTACCACGAACAATGCCTTAGGTCAGTTGGAAGTTTATGTCTCAGCTGTGGCTCATCCAAGCAAATTTTTCGTCCAAATGGTGGGTTCCCAAAGTGTCGAACTCGATTTACTGATCGATGCCATGTCGGAATATTACAACGATCCCGCAAATCGCGAGCAACACATCATCTCGCAACCCCAAGTTGGTCAAATGGTAGCCGCTAAATTTGTTGAAGACGAAAAATGGTACCGGGCTGAAATCGTTGCGATCCAAGAAAATGCCTTTGGCGATGGGCAAGTCTGTGACTTGTTCTACGTTGACTACGGCGACAACCAATATGTCTTCCCGAAGGATGTTTTCGCGCTAAAACACGATTTCCTCGGTTTAAAGTACCAAGCGATGGAATGTTTCTTGGCTTACGTCAAGCCAAATAACCCCGATTCGCCGAATTCGTGGCCTCAACGTGCGAATGATCGTTTCGATGAACTAACAGCAGTGGCTTCGTGGAAGAAATTGTTGCTCAATATCGTTACTTATCGTCCTGGCGTCGCTAAGGGCAATCAAATTCCCGGCGTTGAGCTGTTTGACGTCGAAGACGGGCGTGATATCAATCTCGGACAACAAATGATCGCCGAAGGACTCGCTTTGCCATCGACCACGGGATATTTCGGGGATTTGGTAAAGAGTTCCGTACTTAAGTTGGAGCCAGATGCGACAAAAACGGAAACGAAAGATACGAAAGACACCTCAGCAGTCGATGCTGCAAACGGCAATAATGCCGAAGAAGCCACCGTTCACAAAGAAACTCCCAAACCGAAGCCCGTTGACAACTTTTCGAACAATAATGTCACGAAGGAGCCCAAAAAGGACCCGCAAGCTGCCTCTCTTGACTTTTTGTCAGGCGAACGGCAGATGCAAACGAACGGCAACAAGCCAGAAGACGATCCACGGAAGGAAGTTAAGCAGTGGAGTGATCTCTTGAAGGACGATTAA